CGGGGTGTATTTCTCCACTACTGCCGCCATTTTATCAAAGTCGGTGGTGCAGTTCTTAATAAATTCCTGATCGTGCCAGCCGGCTTTGAGGATAATACGCATCAGACCGTTAATAAGGGCAATGTCGGTACCGGGCTTAAGCTGCATAAATATATCGGCTTTAGCGGCCAATTCAATTTTGCGCGGGTCGGCCACAATCAGTTTGGCGCCTTTGCGGCAGGCCTGGCGTATTTTGGCGCCGACGACGGGGTGAGCTTCGGTGGGGTTGCCGCCGATCAAGAAAATTACTTTATCGTCACTAATTTCATTAATTGAATTGGTGGATGCCCCGGAACCGAAGGTGGCTGCCAGGCCGGCCACAGTGGGAGCGTGGCAGACCCGGGCGCAATGATCCACATTATTGGTACCGATTACGGCGCGCATAAATTTTTGCATCAAATAGTTTTCTTCATTCACACAGCGGGCCGAGCTGATAGCCGCCAAAGCGTCACTGCCGTGGGCCTGTTTTATTTCATTGAATTTAGCGGCAACCAAATCCAGGGCTTCATCCCAGGAGGCTGCTACGAATTCGCCGTTTTTCTTTATCAGCGGTGTGGTCAGGCGTTCCGGGCTATGAACGTAATCGGTGCCGAAGCGGCCTTTCACACAGGTGAGCCGGCCATTGACCGCACTGGTCAGATTGGAAGTCACGCCGATTACCTTGCCGTCTTTGACATTAAGGTCGTAGTTGCAGCCCACGCCGCAGAAGGGACAGGTTGTTTTGACCTTTTTGTCCGGTGTTCCCGCGCCGTGCATGTTTTTTTCGGTCAAGGCGCCTACCGGGCAAGCCGATACGCAAGTGCCGCAAAACATGCAATTGGATTCGGCGATTGCAACATCAAAAGCCGGCGATATTTTGGTATTGAAGCCGCGTTTCGTCCAATCCAGGGTGTCGCAGCACTGCAACTCCTGGCAGACGCGGACACAACGGCCGCATAATATACATTTGTTGTTATCCCTGACTATGAAAGGATTGCTGTCATCGACGGCAAATTGACGTTTTGCCCCTTCAAAGCGAATTTCCCTGATCCCAAGCTGAGCCGCCAGAGCTTGCAATTCACAATCCTGGTTGCGCTGGCAGGTAAGGCACTCCGGCGGATGGTTGGCCAGCATCAGTTCGACCACGCATTTTCGCGCTTCCTGAATGGCTGGCGACTCTGTGCGCACAACCATTCCCTCAGATACGGAACATGTACAGGCTGTGGACAGTCCCCGCGCTCCTTCGACTTCGACGACACAGACCCGGCAGGCGCCTTCGGGAGTTAAATCAGCAAGATGGCATAATGTGGGAATATGGATGCCGGCGTTACGGGCTGCTTCCCATACGGTGGCACCCTTGTGCGTTTGTACGGGCTGACCATTGACGGTTATAGTGATCATTTCCATTACAAGTATTCCTCTCCTTCAAACTGAAGTATATATAAGATTTTTTTCACATACTAAAGCTAAATCGCGTCATGGTCCACACCCCTTCCAGTATGCTTATAGGTTTTTGCATCTGCTGACATAAAACAAGTTCGTATATAAATATAACCTATAATACATATTAATTTATTCTATGAAAACTTTACAAGAGTTTTATATTCATCCTGAATATTCAAAAATCCTTCTTTTTTATAGTTTTTCACACCACAAATATCCTTACCTGCGCAGGTAAGAATATCATATTGATAAATTTCGCTTCTATTTGTTTGACAAAACTTAAAACCATATATATAATATTTATTAGTCGCAAAATAAAAAATCTATAATAATGGGGCGTCGCC
This window of the Methylomusa anaerophila genome carries:
- the fdhF gene encoding formate dehydrogenase subunit alpha → MEMITITVNGQPVQTHKGATVWEAARNAGIHIPTLCHLADLTPEGACRVCVVEVEGARGLSTACTCSVSEGMVVRTESPAIQEARKCVVELMLANHPPECLTCQRNQDCELQALAAQLGIREIRFEGAKRQFAVDDSNPFIVRDNNKCILCGRCVRVCQELQCCDTLDWTKRGFNTKISPAFDVAIAESNCMFCGTCVSACPVGALTEKNMHGAGTPDKKVKTTCPFCGVGCNYDLNVKDGKVIGVTSNLTSAVNGRLTCVKGRFGTDYVHSPERLTTPLIKKNGEFVAASWDEALDLVAAKFNEIKQAHGSDALAAISSARCVNEENYLMQKFMRAVIGTNNVDHCARVCHAPTVAGLAATFGSGASTNSINEISDDKVIFLIGGNPTEAHPVVGAKIRQACRKGAKLIVADPRKIELAAKADIFMQLKPGTDIALINGLMRIILKAGWHDQEFIKNCTTDFDKMAAVVEKYTPEYVEGITGVPQHLLLEAAKIYATAERAAIFYTLGITEHTCGTDNVMSLANLAMLTGNVGKLNAGVNPLRGQNNVQGSCDMGALPNVYSGYQKVTDPQAREKFEKAWGVKLPDKVGMMLPDMFDAAVSGKLKAMYVMGEDPVLTDGNTHHVHKGFESLEFLVVQNIFMTETGKLADVILPAASFAEKDGSFTNCERRVQRVRKAIEPIGDSRPDWEIIRDLSNKMGYSMSYTHASEIMDEMASLSPMFAGLSFERIDEKGLQWPVPDKEHPGTQYLHKDGNFTHGKGIFKAIEHQPPAEEPDAEYPLLLTTGRILYHYNITTAGYSKNLTAHRPEERVMIHPGDAKSLGISDQDTVTVSSRRGSVQAKAWVTSAVLPGGIWMSFHYPASPTNQITSGAYDKITKTYEYKACAAKVEKTAV